ACGCTGATGCATCGGCGCAGGATGCGGGATCACTTCATCATCGTGGTCAATGCGCTCGTCTTGGGGGTCCAGTTGAATGTCGTCAAAGCTGGGCAATAAATCCATCTGCTGGCCCCGCAGAGACGGTCTTGCCATTGGCTCGATCTCGAGCGGCTCGATTTCTTGTTGCAGTAACTCCATCGGCTCAGCATCGTAGGCTTCCATGGTGATTCTGGGCGACTCCGGCGCTGGCGCGGCCTGCTCAAGCTCATCGAGCATCACTTCTTCAACTGTAGGCACGTACGCAGGCTGTGTGCGCGGAAAGCGGATGACCTTAGGTGGCTCCGGCCTGCCCATTACCGGCTTGACCATGTTCTGCGGGATCACAATCTCATGAAAGCGCTCGGGCGGAGGCGGCATCCGGCCATCTTCGGGGTCCGCACCAAAGGAATGTGGGCCATCCGCAGGAAAATTTAATTCCATGGCATTGGGATCAACTGGACGGCGGCGACGCGCGCGATGCTGCTGCACCCGCGAAACAATTTCTCTTCTCCATGCCGGATCGGCCGCAGGGCGCGCCTCGCCCGCCACTGCGCGAATGGGCGGCGCAGGAGGCGCAAGCGGCTGCTCGTCACCAGCAAAATCGGCAGCAAGAATGTCGTGGTCCGCGTGGTGGTCCACCAGGGCTGAGGTGTTCCTGCGAGTGTGAACGCAAGGAGACGCCTTACCGCAGAGAGGGCAAGTCATGGGCCGATTCGGAGATTTTCGCCAGGAGCGGGAGGCATGTTGACTGGGCCAACTTTTGCTTTTACAAAACTTGCCGTGGTAACTTGCCCAGACTGGCTTTCTTACGGCATGCGTTCCCAACATAAATTTGTTATCACAGCAGGGCTGCTTTGTCACTTGTTTGTCACCGCACCGCTAGTGACAAGCCAGGCGCTCGCAGACCAGAGCGCGCAAAATCCTGCTGCATCAACGGAACAAAGCACGCCAACGCCCACACCCACGCCCGTCGAACTGGAACAAGGCGCTACCGGTGAGAAAGCTCCAATCGGAAACTGCCATTCTGTCATCACCTCTCCGCCTGCGGTACCGCAGTCTGCGTCGTCAACTACTTCAACCCAAACTGAGGGGAATGCCGCGGCCGCAGCGCAGAGCAACAAGAAAATGCGTATACCGATCAGCGAAGAGCATCCGGTGGTCATTGATGCACGCGAGTGCGAGCAGGCCGGCAAGGTTTACACGCTGCGTGGCGATGTGCAGATTCAATTCGCGGACTATACCTTCCACGGCGACCTGGTGACGTATGATTCCGCCTCTGGCGACGTCACCGCAAAAGGCCATGTTTCTTTAGACGGCGGCCGGCGCGATATACACATCAGCGGCAGTGAAGGCAGCTATAACCTGCATCTGCAGACCGGAAAGTTCTACGATGTACGCGGTTCCACGGGAGCGCGCTTTAAAGGCCGCAGCGTTACGCTCACATCATCAAGCCCGCTTTCCTTTACAGGCAAGATGGTGGAGCAAACGGCGCCGGACGAATATGTACTGCATCACGGATCGGTAACCTCGTGCGAACTGCCGCGTCCCAAGTGGACATTTACCGCGGCCAAAATCATCATGAAAGTGGGCAGCTCCGCGCATGTTTACAACGCCACTTTTCGCCTCAAAGGCGTTCCGGTTTTCTATTTGCCGTATGCGTCTCCGCCGGTGGAGCGTCTTGGACGCGAGAGCGGTTTCCTGATCCCGAATTTCGGCACCTCGAATACCAAGGGCACAGTGATTGGCGATTCCTTTTATTGGGCCATCAACCGCAGCATGGACGCCACCGTGGGCGGTGAATACCTTTCCAAGCGCGGCTGGGCCCTGCAGGAAAATTATCGCTACCGGCCCAATGAAGTATCGTTTCTTAATCTCAGTTACTTCGGCGTGCTCGACCGCGGCATCACCACAACATCAATCGATCAGACCGGGAAGACTCTTTCGACAACCACCCAGCAGGGCGGAGAAGACGTAAAACTCAATGCTGAAACCACATTCGCCCACGATGTCCGGGGTGTCGCGTCCATTGACTACCTGAGCTCCTTCATCTTCCGCCTGGCTTTTACAGAGAACTTTTCTCAGGCCGTAGATTCTGAGGTGAAGTCGGTGGCCTTCCTCACCAAGAACCTCCAGGGCTTCTCATTCAACGGATTTGGCGCGCGCTACCAGAACTTCCAGAGCAAGAAAAATGACGACGTAATAACGATCCTGCACGCGCCGGGCGTCGAATTTTCCAGTGTGGATCGGAAAATTTTTGGCACGCCGATTTACTGGTCGTATGACGTAGATGCCGGCGGCTTGCGACGCAGCCAGCCCGGAAAGCCCCCCTTTGTTACTCCCGGCCTGGTTGGCCGCATTGACGTAGATCCTGACGTAAGTCTTCCCATTTTTTACAAAGGCTGGACTTTCCGCCCGGACGTTCAACTTCGCAATACGGCTTATTCCCAGCAGGAATCTACAGAGCAGGGAATCACCATAGCGCACCACAATGTGCTCAATCGCCGCACCATTGCCACCAGCGCTGAACTGCGTCCGCCGGTACTGAGCAAAGTTTTTGATGGAACAATCGCCGGCCGCAAGATCAAGCACACCATTGAGCCACGGTTTGTCTATCGCTACACCAACGGCGTAGAGAAACTTGGCTCCATCATTCGTTTTGACTTCAGGGACATTCTCAGCAACACGAATGAAGTTGAATTCGGCCTGCTGCAAAGGCTTTTTACCAAGCGTGAGCGTCCAGAATGCAACCAGGAGACAACAAACACGGTTTCCACTGCCAGCGCACAAGCCATTGCTGCGGCTGATTCCTGTGCGCCCGCGGGCGCCGATGAATTCGTGAGCTGGGACGTAAAGATGAAGTATTTTGCCGACCCGACTTTTGGTGGCGCGATCGTGAACGGCACGCGCAATGTGTTGACCACCACCGCAAGCTTCACCGGCATCGCTTTTGTTACCGATCCCCGGCGGTTTTCTCCTGTGGTCTCGCGGCTCCGCGTGCGTACCAGCAGCAACAGCGATCTGGAATGGCAGCTCGACTATGACAGCAAAAAGGGCCGCATCAATTCCAGCACGCTTTACACCGGCTTTCATTTCGGCGATTTCTTTGTCGGCGCCAGCCACGCTTATCTTCAGGTTCCAGGTGAAGTGGTGGACGATCCCACAACGGGGGCCGTGTTGCCCACTTGTATCCCGCACGTCTTTAACCAGCCGGCATGCGTGCCTCCGCTCTTTGACCAGGTACGCGCGCAACTTGGATATGGCAGTCCCACCAAGAGAGGCTGGAGCGCCGCCGCAAACATCGGGTTCGATCGCGAGTTCAATCTCCTGCAATACGGGGCCGCCCAAACTTCCTATAACTGGGATTGCTGCGGCTTGAGCTTTGAATATCGCCGCTTTTCTCTCGGTTCAGTGCGGAATGAAAACCAATACCGCTTCGCGTTCACGCTGGCAAATATTGGATCGTTCGGAAACCTGAAACGCCAGGAACGGCTGTTCTAGTTCTAGTCCCGAACGCAGTGAGGGAACCCTAGTGCCAGCGAGTTCCATCGATATCGAAGTTGAGAGCATCGGAACGATAGGGATCCCTCCCCTTCGACCAGCTCAGGGTCGGGATTTCAGAAAGAACAGTCTTTCAGGTTTAGAATCTAGCTATGGATTTGTCCGCCAAACAGCTCCTCCTTGAAGACTCGCTTCGATCGCTCGGTCGCACCCTGGTCGCTTACTCCGGTGGTGTCGATTCGGCCTATCTGGCGTGGGTCGCGAGCAAGGTCTTGGGGCGGGATGCACTTGCGGTGATCGCAGATTCGCCCAGCTTGGCACGAACTCAATTGCACGACGCTCTAGCCTTCGCGCAGGAGCATGGAATCGCCGTTGAGGTGGTCCAGACGAGCGAAATGGACCGACCGGAATACGTTCGCAATGACCGGCAGCGGTGCTTCCACTGTAAAGATGAACTTTTCCAGGCGATGGAGGCATTTGCCGCGAAAAGAGGCTTCCAATCCATTGCCTATGGTGTGAATGTCGATGATCAAAGCGATTTTCGTCCCGGCCAAGCGGCAGCCAAGCAGCATCACGTAGCTGCTCCCCTGCTTGAGGCTGGTTTAACCAAAGCTGATATCCGGGAACTGGCCCGCGCGGCAGGT
The genomic region above belongs to Terriglobia bacterium and contains:
- a CDS encoding RDD family protein, with the translated sequence MDHHADHDILAADFAGDEQPLAPPAPPIRAVAGEARPAADPAWRREIVSRVQQHRARRRRPVDPNAMELNFPADGPHSFGADPEDGRMPPPPERFHEIVIPQNMVKPVMGRPEPPKVIRFPRTQPAYVPTVEEVMLDELEQAAPAPESPRITMEAYDAEPMELLQQEIEPLEIEPMARPSLRGQQMDLLPSFDDIQLDPQDERIDHDDEVIPHPAPMHQRLVAGLVDVAIVFIATGAFALTFLEAAEQVPHSSMTMLCILAAGGIFWLVFQYIFLVYRRATPGMSFAGLELCTFEGKATTMFERQCRAAASALSGFSVGLGYLWALVDEDRVGWHDRISRTHVRSALSSQPSALSQREIYR
- the lptD gene encoding LPS assembly protein LptD, encoding MLTGPTFAFTKLAVVTCPDWLSYGMRSQHKFVITAGLLCHLFVTAPLVTSQALADQSAQNPAASTEQSTPTPTPTPVELEQGATGEKAPIGNCHSVITSPPAVPQSASSTTSTQTEGNAAAAAQSNKKMRIPISEEHPVVIDARECEQAGKVYTLRGDVQIQFADYTFHGDLVTYDSASGDVTAKGHVSLDGGRRDIHISGSEGSYNLHLQTGKFYDVRGSTGARFKGRSVTLTSSSPLSFTGKMVEQTAPDEYVLHHGSVTSCELPRPKWTFTAAKIIMKVGSSAHVYNATFRLKGVPVFYLPYASPPVERLGRESGFLIPNFGTSNTKGTVIGDSFYWAINRSMDATVGGEYLSKRGWALQENYRYRPNEVSFLNLSYFGVLDRGITTTSIDQTGKTLSTTTQQGGEDVKLNAETTFAHDVRGVASIDYLSSFIFRLAFTENFSQAVDSEVKSVAFLTKNLQGFSFNGFGARYQNFQSKKNDDVITILHAPGVEFSSVDRKIFGTPIYWSYDVDAGGLRRSQPGKPPFVTPGLVGRIDVDPDVSLPIFYKGWTFRPDVQLRNTAYSQQESTEQGITIAHHNVLNRRTIATSAELRPPVLSKVFDGTIAGRKIKHTIEPRFVYRYTNGVEKLGSIIRFDFRDILSNTNEVEFGLLQRLFTKRERPECNQETTNTVSTASAQAIAAADSCAPAGADEFVSWDVKMKYFADPTFGGAIVNGTRNVLTTTASFTGIAFVTDPRRFSPVVSRLRVRTSSNSDLEWQLDYDSKKGRINSSTLYTGFHFGDFFVGASHAYLQVPGEVVDDPTTGAVLPTCIPHVFNQPACVPPLFDQVRAQLGYGSPTKRGWSAAANIGFDREFNLLQYGAAQTSYNWDCCGLSFEYRRFSLGSVRNENQYRFAFTLANIGSFGNLKRQERLF
- the larE gene encoding ATP-dependent sacrificial sulfur transferase LarE, yielding MDLSAKQLLLEDSLRSLGRTLVAYSGGVDSAYLAWVASKVLGRDALAVIADSPSLARTQLHDALAFAQEHGIAVEVVQTSEMDRPEYVRNDRQRCFHCKDELFQAMEAFAAKRGFQSIAYGVNVDDQSDFRPGQAAAKQHHVAAPLLEAGLTKADIRELARAAGLRVWEKPASACLSSRIEYGRPVTLEALSAVEQGEEALRRLGFRQCRVRHHGEIARIEIARDELPRALTPEMFREFTRTFKALGFTFVTIDTEGFRSGSMNSAKTAPPLIKLIS